A region from the Triticum urartu cultivar G1812 chromosome 1, Tu2.1, whole genome shotgun sequence genome encodes:
- the LOC125540326 gene encoding phenylacetaldehyde reductase-like isoform X1, giving the protein MAPPRVCVTGGGGYIASWLVKLLLSRGYAVHATVRDPCDQKNAHLMQLDGAAESLSLFKADVLDRAALAAAVEGCQGVFHVASPVPADKTVDPESEIMVPAVKGTLNILEVCSSLKVQKVVVVSSTAAVHSNPNWPQGKPKDESCWSDRKICMEKEAWYSLAKTVAEEAAWEYAEKNELNVVTLCPCIVFGPQLQPVVNTTSELLIYVIKGGPNVLNDTPLQIVDVRDVADALLLIYEKPESSGRYICAPNYISTKALLELLKKTYPDYNYVKCKADAHQNSPVTPISSAKLSNLGWNPRALEETLLDSIEYYRKMGILQDVEGQTYRLPYIFRHYQAAEE; this is encoded by the exons atggcaCCACCGCGGGTGTGCGTGACCGGCGGCGGCGGGTACATCGCCTCGTGGCTCGTCAAGCTGCTCCTCTCTCGGGGCTACGCCGTCCACGCCACCGTCCGCGACCCAT GTGACCAGAAGAACGCGCATCTGATGCAGCTGGACGGCGCGGCGGAGAGCCTGAGCTTGTTCAAGGCCGACGTGCTCGACCGCGCCGCGCTGGCCGCCGCCGTCGAGGGCTGCCAGGGCGTCTTCCATGTCGCCTCCCCTGTTCCCGCGGATAAGACCGTCGACCCTGAG TCAGAAATCATGGTGCCTGCCGTGAAGGGCACCCTAAATATTCTTGAAGTTTGTTCATCTCTGAAGGTTCAGAAGGTTGTGGTGGTGTCATCCACTGCTGCTGTTCATTCTAACCCCAACTGGCCTCAGGGTAAACCCAAAGACGAGAGTTGCTGGTCCGACAGAAAAATATGCATGGAGAAGGAG GCCTGGTATAGTCTTGCTAAAACTGTTGCTGAAGAGGCAGCATGGGAATATGCAGAGAAGAATGAGCTCAATGTGGTTACTTTATGTCCTTGTATTGTTTTTGGGCCACAATTGCAACCTGTTGTCAACACCACCAGCGAACTCCTCATCTACGTCATAAAAG GGGGTCCTAATGTGTTGAATGACACGCCGTTGCAAATAGTCGATGTCCGTGATGTGGCTGATGCTTTGCTTCTGATATATGAGAAACCAGAATCATCCGGGAGATATATCTGCGCACCAAATTACATTAGCACAAAGGCTTTGCTGGAGCTGCTAAAGAAGACGTACCCTGACTATAACTATGTAAAATG CAAGGCCGATGCACATCAAAACTCTCCTGTCACGCCGATTTCGTCGGCAAAATTGAGTAATCTGGGCTGGAATCCGAGGGCATTGGAGGAGACGCTCCTGGACAGCATCGAATACTACCGAAAGATGGGAATTCTGCAGGATGTCGAGGGACAGACCTACCGCCTTCCTTATATTTTCCGCCATTATCAAGCTGCCGAAGAGTGA
- the LOC125540326 gene encoding cinnamoyl-CoA reductase 1-like isoform X2, whose product MAPPRVCVTGGGGYIASWLVKLLLSRGYAVHATVRDPCDQKNAHLMQLDGAAESLSLFKADVLDRAALAAAVEGCQGVFHVASPVPADKTVDPESEIMVPAVKGTLNILEVCSSLKVQKVVVVSSTAAVHSNPNWPQGKPKDESCWSDRKICMEKEAWYSLAKTVAEEAAWEYAEKNELNVVTLCPCIVFGPQLQPVVNTTSELLIYVIKESSGRYICAPNYISTKALLELLKKTYPDYNYVKCKADAHQNSPVTPISSAKLSNLGWNPRALEETLLDSIEYYRKMGILQDVEGQTYRLPYIFRHYQAAEE is encoded by the exons atggcaCCACCGCGGGTGTGCGTGACCGGCGGCGGCGGGTACATCGCCTCGTGGCTCGTCAAGCTGCTCCTCTCTCGGGGCTACGCCGTCCACGCCACCGTCCGCGACCCAT GTGACCAGAAGAACGCGCATCTGATGCAGCTGGACGGCGCGGCGGAGAGCCTGAGCTTGTTCAAGGCCGACGTGCTCGACCGCGCCGCGCTGGCCGCCGCCGTCGAGGGCTGCCAGGGCGTCTTCCATGTCGCCTCCCCTGTTCCCGCGGATAAGACCGTCGACCCTGAG TCAGAAATCATGGTGCCTGCCGTGAAGGGCACCCTAAATATTCTTGAAGTTTGTTCATCTCTGAAGGTTCAGAAGGTTGTGGTGGTGTCATCCACTGCTGCTGTTCATTCTAACCCCAACTGGCCTCAGGGTAAACCCAAAGACGAGAGTTGCTGGTCCGACAGAAAAATATGCATGGAGAAGGAG GCCTGGTATAGTCTTGCTAAAACTGTTGCTGAAGAGGCAGCATGGGAATATGCAGAGAAGAATGAGCTCAATGTGGTTACTTTATGTCCTTGTATTGTTTTTGGGCCACAATTGCAACCTGTTGTCAACACCACCAGCGAACTCCTCATCTACGTCATAAAAG AATCATCCGGGAGATATATCTGCGCACCAAATTACATTAGCACAAAGGCTTTGCTGGAGCTGCTAAAGAAGACGTACCCTGACTATAACTATGTAAAATG CAAGGCCGATGCACATCAAAACTCTCCTGTCACGCCGATTTCGTCGGCAAAATTGAGTAATCTGGGCTGGAATCCGAGGGCATTGGAGGAGACGCTCCTGGACAGCATCGAATACTACCGAAAGATGGGAATTCTGCAGGATGTCGAGGGACAGACCTACCGCCTTCCTTATATTTTCCGCCATTATCAAGCTGCCGAAGAGTGA
- the LOC125540341 gene encoding cinnamoyl-CoA reductase 1-like gives MASSPPLPRVCVTGGGGYIASWLVKLLLSRGYAVNATVRDPRDPKNACLEQLDGARENLRVFKADMLDYGAVTPALAGCEGVFHIATPVPEQEMVDPEKEMMDPTVKGTMNVLKACSAMNVEKLILVSSAASICFNPDWPEDKVKDESCWSDKEFCKENKSWYSLAKTEAEEIALEYGDKNGLHVITFCPGLVFGPLLQHVVLNTSSKVLLYMIKGGPDTMNNKFWPIVDVRDVAGALLLLYNKAGPHERYICSLDQMDLKELLEIMKSMYPSYSYADKMVDVDYKGALTSDKLKNLGWKPRKLEDTLADSVESYEKAGLLHVSDGEPCRLPFFYRMPPLVE, from the exons ATGGCGTCGTCGCCGCCACTGCCGCGCGTGTGCGTGACCGGCGGCGGCGGGTACATCGCCTCGTGGCTCGTCAAGCTGCTCCTCTCCCGCGGCTACGCCGTCAACGCCACCGTCCGCGACCCAC GCGATCCGAAGAATGCGTGCCTCGAGCAGCTGGATGGGGCTCGGGAGAACCTGCGGGTGTTCAAGGCCGACATGCTCGACTACGGCGCGGTGACGCCCGCGCTCGCCGGCTGCGAGGGCGTCTTCCACATCGCCACTCCGGTGCCCGAGCAGGAGATGGTTGACCCCGAG AAAGAGATGATGGATCCTACTGTCAAGGGAACCATGAATGTACTCAAGGCCTGCTCAGCTATGAACGTTGAGAAACTCATTCTGGTTTCATCTGCCGCCAGTATTTGCTTCAATCCAGATTGGCCAGAAGATAAAGTCAAAGATGAAAGCTGTTGGTCAGACAAAGAGTTCTGCAAGGAGAATAAG AGCTGGTATTCGCTTGCGAAGACCGAAGCTGAAGAGATAGCCCTGGAATACGGTGACAAGAACGGATTGCATGTCATCACATTCTGCCCTGGTCTGGTCTTCGGCCCTCTGTTGCAGCATGTGGTGCTCAACACTAGCAGCAAGGTCCTCCTCTACATGATAAAAG GAGGCCCTGATACGATGAACAACAAGTTCTGGCCCATAGTAGACGTCCGCGACGTAGCCGGCGCGTTGCTCCTGTTGTACAACAAGGCAGGGCCACATGAGAGGTACATATGCTCGTTAGACCAAATGGACTTGAAGGAATTGCTGGAGATAATGAAGAGCATGTACCCTAGCTACAGTTATGCAGACAA GATGGTCGACGTGGATTACAAGGGTGCACTGACTTCGGATAAGCTGAAGAATTTGGGGTGGAAACCAAGGAAATTAGAGGATACACTGGCAGACAGCGTCGAGTCGTATGAAAAGGCAGGGCTTCTTCATGTTTCAGATGGCGAACCCTGCCGGCTTCCCTTCTTCTACCGCATGCCACCTTTGGTGGAATGA